AGAATAACTCGACAGTgaaggatatcatgtaacaacaatttcaaataagaataactcaacaataaaggaGGTAATAttacaataaaagaggcaacaacttcataTAAGGCATATAAGAGTAAATTTGACAAAAGCATATGACATGTGCTAACAacatcaaataaagcatgtgagagAAATCttgacaaataaaagatataacatgtgctaaaaatttcaaataaatacatgaaaaaaccTAAGAGTCTAGACCGGTCAATTTTGCCATATATAAGCCGAGTAcaaactcgtcacctcatgtacaagccTTTCACATAACTCAAACAATGTAATCAACTGAAATCCTATGGGATAGTTttcccatacaaggttaggcaagatacttacctcaaagaatctaaatcaatactctaaaatgacatTCTTGTATGAAATAATCTCCGGAcgacttgaatctagccaaaataacttaatatcataaacaaAAGCCATATGAAACAATTCAGgataataaagctttgatctttaatgaaaaccaaGATGTTAACCCAAAATGTCAACcccaggcccgcacctcagaacccaacaaaacttaaaaaatccgaatactcattccaatacgagtccaaccaaattaaaattatccaattccaacctcaaatcgatattcaaattcccattttatgttttagaaagtttttacataaatcccaatttctccaattcaaagcactaatttaatgataaaaacaaagatggattcatgaaatataaccaaatccgagtcaagaatacttactCCAATCAAAAACgtgaaaatctcctccaaaagtccccaaatccgagctctcttgtaaggcctcgtaaaagttttgcaaaaagaaatataatgtttcgtggtgccggattgggcttacgtgtttgaggattgtataaaTTCTTCGAGGCGAGCTTGCTCACCGCGGCTCGgacgttttgggttgaacaatgcactcaGTGATAAAGGAacttttttggcagaaaaatgcatttctgcggtccattatgcgacctcagaatcactctgcggaccgcataatggccgcaaagtgaggcaggagaggggcaattttggatgccattctgcggtcgactatgcgactgcataactattatgcggttcATTATGGGActgcagaataggtctgcgggccgcatagtaaCTGCAGACCCAGGCAGATTTTTGGCCAgctttggacaccaattatgcggccgatatgcggtccgcatatcgattatgcgatcgcagaccttattccggagcttcatttttgattttttaaaacccgaccctacttcattaaatacacgctttgggccatttttgagctaaaatctgacattttagagtgagagagagtgccctagagtgagaaggtgttcctcaataattgttcttcaattcttgcacaaattttggaagattaagaagggaaactcactaggtctttatcctagaggtaagattctacaccctaaccctcaattttaaattttatctagaaatgggtaattagcaagataagtttgggcatgagagttgtttattttacatgcatgtgttatctaagggtgtaggaagattgttgagctaaaaatggtaacgattgggttgtgggatgatggaatcctccataaaaggaccttgaaaccttaatgcacacataGTAAttaataaaatgctcaaatgagttagAACTATGATCATCCtccaaattttgattcaatttattatatttataaaatatattgaaattgctaagaattccagagCATTTTAGAAAGTTCCATTGAGGTATGATGGCTAAACTCTTTtttaagaattggaaccccaatatccttgtaagttccaaaatatttattacaagttgagtattccgaataagttttgtgacaaagGTATATGTTCAATTTGTATTTCAAATATTGTtatcatattgtattataaattgaggatgtgttccaaactatgaaTTGTGTATCTACGTGTTATGattccaagtcgtgatttatgtagAAAACTATTATACCAAATTTTGTAGAAATTGTGATTGGGGTTATACCTCTaaccgcatatattggggtgaggctgcggggccgctttgtgtggaaATGGGcattgtgtttacacctccacctgcatatattggggtgaggcggcagggccactttgtgCGAAAATGGGTATTGTGTTTATACCTCCACCCATATATTAAATTCTGTAAATGTTAATGACAGCTCTTGATAAGCTTGCTTTGGTTTAAACGGCTATCTATGCTATTCTATTGTCGCCCTGGTTCAtcatatttatattgtattttcGAATTCTttaattggtgtttggtttttcatactagtactatttgacatgtactaacgtcccttttttcaggggcgttgcatctttaatggatgcaggtggttccacagcggaggatatcgaccagtgatagcggtgctcattcttcccagctgacttggtaagcctcatctcattccggggttgtgcatcttttgttttgTATGTGTTATCGTATTATGAGGTAtagccggtcgcgctccccggttttggggcatgacatctCTAtctcaaaaagtgataaaataacaaaaatcctcgaaatagagtaaATATAAGTCTGCCCAGGTGTTCCtctttgcgatcgcagaacaaacttcgcgatcacgaagcacaaaaatacAAGCTGCCAAAAACATTCTACGCATAACAATAGTCGTGAACGCGACTCACAAATCTCCAGCACACTAAGCGAATGCGAATAATAAAACCCATGATGCCCCTTCGAGCTATCCTTGTACGCGATCGTGTTACATCGCTTGCGAACGCGGTGGCTAGAGTCTTccaagcttcgcgaacgcgtgagcaTCACCGCGAACACGATGTACAAAATTCCTACCGCCACATTACACTATGTGAACACGATCCCTTAGACACGAACGCAATGAAGAAAACCAGATAACAGAACCAGCATTTCAAAACATGagaaaatggcccgtagcccatccgaaacacaacCGGGGCCGTCTGGACCAGGTCTAAACttaccaacaagttctataacataacacggacctgctcgaggcctcaaatcacatcaaacaataccaaaatcacgtTTCGCATATCgatccaagcctaatgaactaatgaacttccaacttctaaaacaaatgccgaaacatatcaaccCAATTgcgaatgaactcaaattttgcatgcaagtcccaaatgacataacggagctataccaactccctGAATCATAATACGAATCCGATATTAACAAAGTCAACTTCAAGTCAAACCTCtcaacattccaaaccttcaactttccaactttcgccaaaatatatcaaatcaacctacgaacctccaaatccaaatccgtacATATGtgtaaatccaaaatcatcatacgaagcaattggaatcatcaaaatactattccagagtcgtctacataaaagtcaaactccgatcaactcttaccacttaagcttccaaaacaagaatcattcttccaaatcaatcctgaatcgcTCGAAAATCGAAtccgaccatacacgcaagtcataatatacaaTACGAAACTACTCGtaaccttaagccaccgaacgggacGTTGAATCTCAATGCGACCGATCGGGTAGTTACATTCATACTTTGGCGAATTCAAAAAAACAATTAGTATGGAATAGTATTACTTTACTTTGGTTATAGGTAaaatattcaatgaattttttatatataaatatcatAGTAGAAATAATATAGAAAGATGGGGTAGAGATATTATGAAGATATTTATACTTGAGGTAATTCAAGAATGAGACAAAGTatataatactcaaaaatattatccaaaaataaataaataaccttTAACTTATTGAATtagactttatatatatatatatatatatatatatatatatatatatatatatatatatatatatgagttttaTTATCTTCTGAGTTAACTCCTTGCCATTACTCtccatttatttatttgaaaaaaaggaAATGTTTCACAagcatattattattattattattattattattggtctaAAGTCGACAAGTATATTAATTCAAGCGAAAAGCTAATAAAGAGtaatattaatataataatattaaatagtaaataatataataaaaaataagaaacaaaaaatTTATTCGAAGGTCATATGATTCGGTTCAATTAATATCatagaaattttattattagCTATATTATATTGAAAAACATAATGACAATTGGAATTTGTTTAAACAATATAAACGAATGTTCTAAAATAAGCTAAATCATAAGTTTCAAGTTTAATTTGCTTTAATATAGACCGCACGGGTGCTAATACTTGTTTACTAAAAGTAAACGATATGATTGTTTTTAAATAGATAAAAAGCAACCTAAACCCTTGTTCATGGAAGAATCCCTAACGTTAAAGGAAAAGAATTGAGAAGATTTAGAGGTGCCCGGCCTTATTTATAGAACTTTCACTATTATTTCGAGAAAGATAACAATTGAAAAAAGGGTAAACAGGCAGACTAATTAATATCACATGAAAAGCCTATGGGTATAGGAAAAATTAAGCAGCAAATAGAATTAATAGCAGTCAAATAATTACAAAGAAAGAATCCTGAAGCATTTAGGTCAGGTGTATAAATCTATACATACAAGATATAGAGAAAAAAAGTCAATCGGCATTCCCTCCTATTCCCTTCAATCCAAATCCaacaaaacagaaaaataaaactaATGAAGAATTAAGTCATCATACGCACCCAATTTTGTGCACACCATTTGGTtggaaaattttgtaaatcatggTCAAgaacaaattcacaaaaagtcttCTACTTAATAACTTGTCTAGCAAAGGGGCATCTCGCCAAACATATTAATCTGAGTAGACTTGAAAGGAAACACAGGAAATTCGCCAAAGTCTTGAATGAATCCCTCATCTATTCCATACCTACTCAAAAATCCATTCGACGCATTCTCAGCTCTATAATTAATCTCTTCACTTTCTTCTTTCATGTTCCTTTGAGGATTTATCATCTCTTTTTTTGTGTGACATCTTCTTTTCTTGTTGCTTCCTTTACCTTCTGCAGCATGCTTTCCCGTGAGCCTTTGTACAAGCTCGCGAAAATTTTCAACGTCCGTTTTAATAATCTGTGGAGCAATTATATGAATTATTCGTATTTTTGGCTTCAACTTGGAAATTGAGTGTGAATCTTTATGCATGCCGGGCTTAGAACAACTTGGAATTGTATCACTTGTAAATATTGGCTTCATTGTCTCTGTTTCAATCAACAAATCTAGG
This DNA window, taken from Nicotiana tabacum cultivar K326 chromosome 15, ASM71507v2, whole genome shotgun sequence, encodes the following:
- the LOC142169597 gene encoding VQ motif-containing protein 25-like, whose protein sequence is MKPIFTSDTIPSCSKPGMHKDSHSISKLKPKIRIIHIIAPQIIKTDVENFRELVQRLTGKHAAEGKGSNKKRRCHTKKEMINPQRNMKEESEEINYRAENASNGFLSRYGIDEGFIQDFGEFPVFPFKSTQINMFGEMPLC